The proteins below are encoded in one region of Planctopirus limnophila DSM 3776:
- the glgC gene encoding glucose-1-phosphate adenylyltransferase, with protein sequence MRNVLALILAGGKGTRLEPLTRDRAKPAVPFGGVYRIIDFALSNCINSGLRKMLIMTQYKAASLDRHINLGWRFLCRELDEFIDILPPQQRIDESWYQGTADAVYQNIYSIEKARADYILILAGDHIYKMDYSQLIADHIVSGAKLTIACIPATLEEGKQFGVMQVDANRRVIEFAEKPSHPKCMPDDSTRCLASMGIYVFNAQFLYDELCRDATEPDSHRDFGKDIIPGAIRDHLVRAWPFRDKNTGKSLYWRDVGTLDAFYEANMDLVAVDPELNLYDRNWPMRTYQPQLPPPKFVFADESTTPARIGQARDSMISTGCIISGGSVTRSVLSPRVRVNSYATVEDSILFEGVEVGRHCRIRKAIIDKGVKIPEGVEIGFDAAADRERGFTVTDSGVCVLGMGYDSLLVQDWSID encoded by the coding sequence ATGCGAAATGTACTTGCCCTGATACTTGCGGGTGGTAAAGGAACACGCCTTGAACCTTTAACCCGCGATCGCGCAAAACCAGCTGTCCCGTTTGGGGGAGTTTATCGCATTATCGATTTCGCACTTTCCAATTGCATCAACAGTGGGCTGCGAAAAATGCTCATCATGACGCAATACAAAGCCGCCAGCCTTGACCGACATATCAATCTGGGATGGCGATTCTTATGCCGTGAACTGGATGAATTTATCGACATTCTTCCTCCACAGCAGCGCATTGATGAAAGCTGGTATCAGGGGACTGCCGACGCGGTCTATCAGAATATCTATTCGATAGAAAAAGCCAGAGCCGATTATATACTGATTCTGGCGGGTGACCACATCTACAAAATGGATTACTCGCAATTAATTGCAGACCATATCGTCTCAGGTGCCAAGCTGACAATTGCCTGCATCCCGGCCACTCTGGAAGAAGGAAAGCAGTTCGGCGTCATGCAGGTCGATGCCAATCGCCGGGTCATTGAATTCGCCGAAAAGCCTTCTCATCCAAAATGCATGCCCGATGATTCCACTCGTTGCCTGGCTTCGATGGGCATTTACGTTTTCAATGCTCAATTTCTGTATGATGAACTTTGCCGTGATGCGACCGAACCCGATAGCCATCGCGATTTTGGAAAAGATATCATCCCGGGTGCCATACGCGATCATCTGGTCAGAGCGTGGCCATTTCGCGATAAAAACACTGGCAAATCGCTCTACTGGCGCGATGTGGGGACACTCGACGCCTTTTACGAAGCCAATATGGATCTGGTGGCCGTCGATCCCGAGTTGAATCTGTATGATCGCAACTGGCCAATGCGGACTTATCAACCGCAATTACCGCCGCCCAAGTTTGTCTTTGCCGATGAATCAACGACACCCGCACGGATCGGACAGGCCCGCGACAGCATGATCAGTACGGGTTGCATCATCTCCGGCGGTTCAGTCACACGATCTGTACTATCACCTCGAGTGCGTGTGAACAGTTACGCGACTGTCGAGGATTCGATTCTTTTCGAAGGCGTTGAAGTGGGGAGACATTGCCGGATTCGCAAAGCGATCATCGACAAGGGAGTCAAAATCCCTGAGGGAGTCGAGATTGGCTTCGACGCTGCAGCTGATCGAGAACGAGGTTTTACTGTGACAGATTCCGGAGTCTGTGTTCTCGGAATGGGCTACGACTCATTACTCGTCCAGGACTGGTCGATCGACTGA
- a CDS encoding AAA family ATPase, with protein sequence MATEKRDFDDFLEKFRKHRELMQEELSKIIVGQKPVIEQILGAIFTGGHCLLEGVPGLAKTLTVATIAQILDVHFKRVQFTPDLMPSDITGTNVLDENESGRREFRFVEGPVFTNVLLADEINRTPPKTQAALLQAMQEREVTVGQTTYRLPEPFFVIATQNPIEQEGTYPLPEAQLDRFMFNVVVDYPNLSEEEEILTATTRGERPEIRKVLSAKSILFLQKQVSMVEIGPLTVNYVARLVRATRPRDDSAPKFIRDLVDWGAGPRAGQFLIAGAKAMAAMDGRPSVAIEDIHRVAIPVLRHRISTNFQAQAEGLSREAIIARLLDAVPEPSIKKYS encoded by the coding sequence GTGGCCACAGAAAAACGAGACTTTGACGATTTTCTGGAGAAGTTCCGCAAACACCGTGAACTGATGCAGGAAGAACTCAGCAAGATCATCGTTGGTCAAAAGCCTGTTATTGAGCAGATTCTCGGAGCTATCTTCACTGGTGGGCATTGCCTCCTGGAAGGTGTGCCTGGTCTTGCCAAAACTCTCACAGTTGCCACGATCGCTCAGATTCTGGATGTCCACTTCAAACGCGTGCAGTTCACTCCCGATCTCATGCCTTCGGATATCACGGGTACGAACGTCCTTGACGAAAACGAAAGCGGCCGACGCGAGTTCCGTTTTGTCGAAGGCCCGGTCTTCACGAACGTCTTACTGGCCGACGAAATCAATCGTACGCCACCGAAAACACAGGCAGCACTTTTGCAGGCAATGCAGGAACGTGAGGTGACTGTCGGTCAAACCACCTACCGTCTGCCAGAGCCTTTCTTTGTCATCGCCACTCAGAATCCCATTGAGCAGGAAGGAACTTACCCACTCCCTGAGGCACAACTTGACCGCTTCATGTTCAACGTCGTCGTTGACTATCCCAATCTCTCGGAAGAAGAGGAAATTCTGACCGCGACCACACGCGGCGAACGACCGGAGATCCGTAAAGTCCTTTCAGCCAAGTCGATTCTGTTCCTGCAAAAGCAGGTGAGCATGGTCGAAATTGGCCCGCTCACCGTGAACTATGTGGCCCGGTTAGTTCGCGCCACCAGACCGCGCGATGATTCGGCACCGAAGTTCATCCGCGACCTGGTCGATTGGGGAGCAGGGCCCAGAGCCGGGCAATTCCTGATTGCCGGGGCCAAAGCCATGGCGGCGATGGATGGTCGCCCGAGCGTCGCCATTGAAGATATTCATCGCGTGGCCATTCCTGTTCTCAGGCATCGCATTTCCACCAACTTCCAGGCCCAGGCTGAAGGACTCTCACGTGAAGCGATTATTGCCCGATTGCTCGATGCCGTCCCTGAGCCATCGATTAAGAAATACTCCTGA
- a CDS encoding DUF58 domain-containing protein, whose translation MPNSAEQYLNPEVIRNVSRLDLRARFIVEGFLQGLHASPFHGFSVEFSEHRRYSQGDDPKDIDWLVYAKTDRYFVKKFEAETNISGMLLMDLSASMGYTFRQQLNKFEYSICLAAALAYLMIHQQDPVGLMTFDTNINASLPPRSRRSQLAELLGLLSRLSPTGTTDFGTSMKRAAGMLRHRHLMMIFSDLLSDPDQILEGLRYLKHGGHDVILFHVLDEAEVTFPFQGASMMIDPESDESLIVDALGTRPAYLEALKTWRKTLAADALKLGIDYVPLDTSLPFDRALVEYLSQRRARG comes from the coding sequence ATGCCCAACTCAGCCGAGCAGTATTTGAATCCCGAAGTGATTCGCAACGTTTCACGTCTGGATCTCCGCGCGCGTTTCATTGTCGAAGGATTTTTACAGGGGCTTCATGCCAGTCCTTTCCATGGTTTTAGCGTCGAATTCAGCGAACATCGCCGATACTCCCAGGGCGACGACCCCAAAGATATCGACTGGCTCGTCTACGCGAAAACAGACCGATACTTCGTCAAGAAATTTGAAGCCGAAACAAACATCTCTGGCATGCTGCTGATGGATCTCTCCGCCAGCATGGGCTACACCTTCCGGCAACAACTCAACAAGTTCGAGTATTCAATCTGTCTCGCTGCGGCACTCGCCTACCTGATGATTCATCAGCAGGATCCTGTCGGACTGATGACGTTCGACACCAACATTAATGCTTCCTTGCCACCTCGGAGCCGACGCTCCCAACTGGCTGAACTGCTGGGTCTCCTTTCGCGATTAAGCCCGACGGGAACAACCGATTTCGGCACATCCATGAAGCGTGCAGCAGGGATGCTGAGGCACCGCCATCTGATGATGATCTTTTCTGATCTTCTGTCTGATCCTGATCAGATTCTGGAAGGACTTCGATACTTAAAGCATGGTGGTCACGACGTGATCCTGTTTCACGTTCTCGATGAAGCTGAAGTCACGTTTCCCTTCCAGGGGGCATCGATGATGATTGACCCCGAGAGTGATGAGTCTTTGATTGTTGACGCCTTAGGGACAAGACCTGCTTATCTCGAAGCACTCAAAACCTGGAGGAAAACTCTCGCTGCCGATGCTCTCAAGCTCGGCATCGATTACGTTCCTCTGGATACCAGTCTGCCATTTGATCGAGCCCTTGTGGAATACCTCTCGCAGCGCCGGGCGAGAGGTTAA
- a CDS encoding flagellar export chaperone FliS yields MTSPNEYFLASIETASPYQLHKMVVDAAVRNARFAVEQWNTADFDDVLEALAKARACVAELMNGVREEAAPDLASRQQALFAFCYKQLVMADVERSPDHAANGLRILMIHQETWQLLGEKLAAANAGGIPQPNHLRVNRSNSQQPTGRHTIDHGDELPGSGFSMWT; encoded by the coding sequence GTGACTTCTCCGAACGAATACTTTCTGGCCAGTATTGAGACAGCTTCCCCGTACCAGTTGCACAAGATGGTGGTGGATGCTGCCGTCCGGAATGCTCGTTTTGCTGTTGAACAGTGGAATACGGCTGACTTTGATGACGTGCTGGAGGCTCTGGCCAAAGCGAGAGCTTGCGTGGCCGAGTTAATGAATGGTGTCCGCGAGGAAGCTGCTCCGGATCTGGCATCGAGGCAGCAGGCTTTGTTTGCCTTCTGCTATAAGCAATTGGTGATGGCCGATGTCGAGCGGAGCCCGGACCATGCGGCCAATGGCTTACGAATTCTGATGATTCATCAGGAAACCTGGCAACTTCTGGGTGAAAAGCTGGCAGCTGCCAATGCTGGCGGAATTCCTCAGCCAAATCACTTGCGAGTGAACCGTTCCAATTCTCAGCAACCCACAGGGCGGCATACAATCGACCATGGGGATGAACTTCCGGGTTCAGGGTTTTCTATGTGGACGTAA